In Carya illinoinensis cultivar Pawnee chromosome 16, C.illinoinensisPawnee_v1, whole genome shotgun sequence, a single window of DNA contains:
- the LOC122299200 gene encoding leucine-rich repeat receptor protein kinase HPCA1-like — translation MAGICLLIFLALFSSRILVISSLTDSHDAAALQSLKDMWKNTPPSWGHSEDPCGAPWDGVICNDTRVTALGLSTMGLEGKLSGDIGELTELRSLDLSFNRGLTGSISPRLGDLQKLNILILAGCSFSGDIPDELGNLAELSFLALNSNNLTGKIPPSLGKLSKLYWLDLANNQLIGSLPISTSSTPGLDLLLKAKHFHFNKNQLSGSIPAKLFSSEMVLIHILFDGNQLSGSIPSTLGLVQTVEVLRLDRNGLTGEVPSNLGNLTSINELNLAHNNLVGALPDLTQLTDLNYVDLSNNSFDPSEAPVWFSTLPSLTTLIMEYGSLEGAVPQKLFSFPQIQQVKLKNNAFNDTLNMGENIGPQLQLVDLQNNDISSITLTSGYTKILILIGNPVCTADLSNTNFCQLQQQPTKPYSTSLANCGSTLCPPDQKLSPQSCECAYPYAGTLYFRGPKFRELSNVNIFHSLEMSLWVKLGLTPGSVSLQNPFFNTDDYLQVQLALFPAIGKYFNRSEVLRIGFDLSNQTYKPPPEFGPYYFIASPYAFPATHGATSISSPVIVGIAIGCAILVLGLVGVGIYAVRQKKRAERAIGLSRPFASWAPSGNDSGGAPQLKGARWFSYDELKKCTNNFTESNEIGSGGYGKVYRGMLSDGLVVAIKRAQQGSMQGGLEFKTEIELLSRVHHKNLVGLVGFCFEQGEQMLVYEFLPNGTLRESLSGKSGIYLDWKRRLRIALGSARGLAYLHELANPPIIHRDVKSSNILLDENLTAKVADFGLSKLVSDGSKGHVSTQVKGTLGYLDPEYYMTQQLTEKSDVYSFGVVMLELVTAKQPIEKGKYVVREVLTAMNKNDDEYYGLRSMIDSSIRNITNLIGFGRFLELAMQCVEDSAADRPTMSEVVKALETILQNDGMATNSTSASSSATDFVASKGASKHPYKDSLPKKDVTDSDAFDYSGGYTLSAKVEPK, via the exons ATGGCGGGTATCTGTTTGCTGATCTTTCTGGCTTTGTTCTCTTCAAGAATTCTGGTCATTTCCTCACTTACAGATTCTCATGATG CCGCTGCACTCCAATCCCTGAAGGACATGTGGAAAAATACACCACCAAGCTGGGGACATTCAGAAGATCCTTGTGGAGCACCCTGGGATGGAGTAATTTGCAACGATACTAGGGTTACTGCATT aGGATTATCCACAATGGGGCTAGAAGGGAAACTTAGTGGTGACATTGGGGAACTCACTGAATTGAGATCCTT GGACCTGTCATTTAACCGAGGGCTGACAGGTTCTATCTCTCCACGCCTAGGGGATCTGCAAAAGCTTAATATCTT AATCCTAGCAGGCTGCAGCTTCAGTGGTGATATTCCAGATGAATTGGGAAATCTTGCAGAGCTCTCCTTCCT GGCTCTCAATTCAAACAACTTAACTGGTAAAATACCCCCGTCTTTGGGTAAACTCTCCAAACTCTACTGGCTGGACCTCGCGAATAACCAGTTGATAGGATCCCTCCCCATATCAACCTCCTCTACCCCAGGCTTGGACCTTCTTCTGAAGGCTAAACATTT CCATTTCAACAAGAACCAGCTTTCAGGTTCCATTCCGGCCAAACTTTTCAGCTCTGAGATGGTACTGATACACAT ATTATTTGATGGAAATCAACTTTCTGGAAGTATCCCATCAACCTTAGGGCTTGTACAGACTGTTGAGGTTCT TCGACTCGACAGAAATGGTCTTACAGGAGAGGTCCCGTCTAATCTTGGCAACCTTACAAGCATCAATGAATT GAATTTAGCCCATAATAATCTGGTAGGCGCTTTACCAGATTTAACTCAATTGACGGACCTCAATTATGT GGACCTTAGTAACAACTCGTTTGACCCATCAGAAGCTCCAGTTTGGTTCTCAACCTTGCCATCACTCACCACTCT GATTATGGAATATGGGTCACTTGAAGGGGCTGTGCCACAAAAACTCTTCAGCTTTCCGCAGATACAACAAGT GAAATTGAAAAACAATGCATTTAATGACACATTGAACATGGGTGAAAACATTGGCCCACAACTTCAGCTTGTTGATTTGCAAAACAACGATATTTCCTCAATAACACTGACTTCTGGCTACACAAAAATTTTAAT ATTAATAGGAAACCCAGTGTGTACTGCTGATCTATCAAATACAAACTTCTGCCAGCTTCAGCAACAACCTACAAAGCCTTATTCTACCAGCCTGGCTAATTGTGGAAGTACATTATGTCCTCCAGATCAAAAGCTCAGCCCTCAGAGTTGTGAATGTGCCTATCCATATGCAGGAACATTATATTTTAGAGGACCCAAATTCAGGGAATTGTCCAATGTGAATATATTTCATTCATTGGAAATGAGCTTGTGGGTAAAACTAGGCCTGACTCCTGGTTCAGTCTCTCTTCAAAACCCATTTTTCAATACTGATGACTATCTTCAAGTGCAGCTAGCACTCTTTCCAGcaattggaaaatattttaataggtCAGAAGTTCTGAGAATTGGGTTCGACTTGAGTAATCAAACATACAAGCCACCTCCAGAGTTTGGGCCCTATTATTTTATTGCATCTCCTTATGCTTTCCCAG CCACACATGGGGCAACTTCTATTAGCTCTCCTGTAATAGTTGGGATTGCAATTGGTTGTGCCATTTTGGTTTTGGGCCTTGTTGGAGTAGGGATATATGCTGTTCGGCAAAAGAAACGTGCAGAAAGAGCCATTGGATTAAGTAGACCATTTG CTTCCTGGGCACCAAGTGGTAATGATAGTGGGGGTGCACCGCAGTTAAAGGGAGCAAGATGGTTTTCTTATGATGAACTCAAAAAGTGCACCAATAATTTCACTGAAAGCAATGAGATAGGTTCTGGAGGGTATGGCAAG GTTTATAGAGGGATGCTTTCTGATGGGCTAGTTGTGGCTATCAAAAGAGCTCAGCAAGGATCAATGCAGGGTGGACTTGAGTTCAAGACTGAAATTGAGTTGCTTTCACGAGTTCATCACAAGAATCTTGTTGGCCTTGTGGGTTTTTGTTTTGAACAAGGAGAACAGATGTTGGTCTATGAATTTTTGCCTAATGGAACGCTTAGGGAGAGCTTGTCAG GGAAATCTGGCATTTATCTCGATTGGAAGAGAAGACTCCGCATTGCTCTTGGCTCAGCCAGAGGGCTAGCTTACCTACATGAGCTTGCTAATCCTCCTATAATCCACAGAGATGTTAAGTCCTCCAATATTCTGTTGGATGAAAATTTGACAGCAAAGGTTGCAGATTTTGGCTTGTCCAAGCTGGTATCGGACGGTTCAAAAGGGCATGTTTCAACTCAAGTGAAAGGCACACTG GGTTATTTGGATCCTGAGTACTACATGACTCAACAGTTAACCGAGAAAAGCGATGTGTACAGTTTTGGAGTGGTTATGCTTGAACTGGTAACAGCCAAGCAACCAATTGAGAAGGGAAAGTACGTCGTCCGTGAGGTGCTGACGGCTATGAATAAGAACGATGATGAGTACTATGGCTTGAGGAGCATGATTGATTCATCCATTAGAAACATAACAAATCTTATAGGGTTTGGGAGGTTTCTTGAGTTGGCCATGCAATGTGTTGAAGATTCAGCTGCAGACCGTCCAACAATGAGTGAAGTGGTAAAGGCACTTGAAACTATTTTACAGAATGATGGGATGGCCACAAACTCAACTTCTGCATCCTCTTCTGCAACTGATTTTGTTGCATCAAAAGGTGCTTCTAAGCATCCTTACAAGGACTCTTTACCAAAAAAGGATGTTACTGACAGTGATGCCTTTGATTACAGTGGTGGATACACCCTCTCTGCTAAAGTCGAACCCAAGTAA